A genomic segment from Rhizoctonia solani chromosome 11, complete sequence encodes:
- a CDS encoding Jacalin-like lectin domain protein has translation MTQRHDSNNYVIHSSPPELNPEPDIFTSTSLKNSKDKDTLLRGIGYLCGIQVDDNNGPKRLTRQVARSLGVNPPFVQETNDFFTENIATTTERDTNYVHQGWSIDATSTISPWTLSRTITRNGPNNSGAWITRRTVIKRLSVQVSLTDLVPTSEFQDEIEVALSQPTVFQQFRAVYCTFHKWSVKSTQFWVHAVDDEVHLPGVMWYHWYGEIDMGISLTFTDLESNISQLPATANWRDTYYLMTIRTGRTTRQDGNNSANWGKEVWPSMSYTSPLTWRQIRITKVAPTIELLPPKIQERLLELYAKRLSYVPAITIGPGDSSSKTYEDTPHATKQISSVTVYTSDWIRSMRFTYADKTCSIKHEGTEGYGAVHEFKLVEGEYITEMIIWHSQQQYIGGLQFITNLGRCSPHLGGGETQVTPTIARSKGGVLVGVISLLKRHDLGYLFSKIQASKGIWRHDVFDRVPKECDVFSDYYGSKDGRPFNDRIVVRNSDIAISQIEVWSAGVIDSIQHTPQQFTYVDSKNKAGSRILSDRHGGMGGSKKAPFVLGSGEHIFGISGRHDNSRITQLTFITNRGRTSDVFGVGQSTGESQSFSVSSPEDHEGNRMRLQYICGKCDTFLNGVVFAWTPL, from the exons ATGACGCAGAGACACGATAGTAATAACTACGTTATTCACTCAAGTCCACCTGAGCTAAATCCAGAACCGGATATCTTTACCTCAACGTCCTTGAAGAATTCCAAAGACAAAGATACCCTA TTGAGGGGCATCGGAT ACCTGTGTGGCATCCAAGTGGACGATAACAATGGCCCCAAAAGGCTCACACGTCAGGTAGCCAGGTCTCTTGGAGTTAACCCGCCATTTGTTCAAGAAACAAATGACTTTTTCACCGAGAATATTGCCACTACGACTGAGCGTGACACGAATTATGTCCACCAGGGTTGGTCCATTGATGCAACCTCAACAATTTCTCCATGGACTTTGTCACGTACTATCACCCGAAATGGGCCCAATAATAGCGGAGCCTGGATTACGCGGCGGACTGTGATCAAACGACTCAGCGTGCAAGTGTCATTGACGGATCTCGTTCCTACCTCAGAATTCCAAGATGAAATTGAAGTGGCGCTGAGCCAGCCAACAGTTTTTCAGCAATTCAGAGCGGTTTATTGTACATTTCACAAGTGGTCAGTCAAATCAACCCAATTCTGGGTGCATGCAGTTGATGATGAGGTTCATCTACCAGGGGTGATGTGGTACCATTGGTATGGA GAAATTGATATGGGTATATCTTTGACCTTCACTGATCTTGAATCCAATATATCTCAA CTTCCTGCTACTGCCAACTGGAGAGACACTTATTACTTGATGACGATTCGAACTGGGCGTACAACTAGACAG GACGGTAATAATTCTGCGAATTGGGGAAAAGAGGTGTGGCCATCCATGAGTTATA CATCCCCGCTTACTTGGCGCCAGATCAGAATAACAAAAGTTGCACCTACGATAGAACTTCTGCCACCCAAGATTCAAGAACGACTCTTGGAGCTATATGCCAAGCGTTTATCCTATGTCCCAGCTATCACGATTGGGCCCGGAGATAGTTCTAGCAAGACTTATGAGGACACACCTCATGCCACAAAGCAAATATCTAGCGTTACTGTCTATACATCTGACTGGATCAGGAGCATGAGATTTACTTATGCAGACAAAACATGCTCTATTAAGCACGAAGGAACTGAAGGGTATGGGGCTGTGCATGAATTCAAGCTTGTAGAGG GGGAGTATATTACGGAAATGATAATATGGCACAGCCAACAGCAGTATATTGGAGGGCTTCAATTCATTACCAACCTAGGGAGGTGTTCTCCTCACCTTGGAGGGGGCGAGACTCAAGTCACGCCAACTATAGCAAGAAGCAAAGGAGGAGTTTTGGTTGGTGTTATCAGCCTATTAAAGCGGCATGATTTGGGCTATTTGTTTAGCAAGATCCAGGCGAGTAAA GGCATATGGCGCCACGATGTTTTCGATAGAGTGCCAAAAGAGTGCGATGTATTTTCTGATTATTACGGTTCCAAGGACGGTCGACCCTTCAACGATCGTATTGTTGTACGGAACTCAGATATAGCTATATCCCAAATCGAGGTATGGAGCGCCGGGGTTATTGATAGCATTCAG CACACACCCCAACAGTTTACATACGTTGACAGTAAAAACAAGGCAGGGAGCCGAATTCTGTCCGATAGACATGGGGGTATGGGAGGCTCTAAAAAGGCTCCGTTTGTTCTTGGTTCAGGAGAGCATATCTTTGGTATCTCTGGAAGGCATGACAACAGTCGAATCACCCAACTAACATTTATAACAAATCGGG GACGGACTAGCGATGTATTTGGAGTGGGACAATCGACCGGAGAATCTCAGTCTTTCTCAGTTTCTTCCCCTGAGGATCATGAAGGGAACCGCATGAGGCTGCAGTACATATGTGGAAAATG CGATACGTTCCTTAATGGGGTTGTGTTTGCTTGGACTCCCCTATAA
- a CDS encoding Sugar (and other) transporter, whose protein sequence is MTDVKRDPSVETEKREYTHAEQGSQSDDFDPKNKLHLAEGNTNAKLSNPLVGIPHDKLEEQALAFAHSYGLSEHADIIRKGALVAQDPLGFDSLPQLTPEEKAELQREQTHRWDQPKTLYYLVVLCSMAAAVQGMDETVINGANLFWPRQFGLFPDEPGRGRDQWLLGLVASAPYLCCAVLGCWLTDPMNRMFGRRGTIFITATLSWLTCFWQGVTNSWPHLFAARFVLGLGVGPKSSTVPVYAAECSPAPIRGALVMMWQMWTAFGIMLGFVADLMFYHVKDTPNITGLNWRLMLGSAGVPALAIMAQVYFCPESPRWLMGKGRYLKAFESLCRLRKTKIMAARDFYYIHTLLVAEQELKPSGKWRIVELFTIPRNRRAALASFIVMFMQQFCGINVIAYYSSTIFSQAGLGDIQSILGSWGFGMLNFVFALPAVYTIDTFGRRFLLLTTFPAMSACLLITGMAFFIGNDHARTGVVAAGMYVFTIFYSPGEGPVPFTYSAEAFPLNIRDFGMSFATATCWFFNFVVAITFPRLLGAFTPQGAFGWYAAWNAIGWVLILLFVPETKALSLEELDQVFSVPTHTHAAYQLREVPIWFKRNILRQDVKRQPKLYE, encoded by the exons ATGACCGACGTCAAGCGAGACCCTTCGGTCGAAACCGAAAAGCGCGAATATACGCATGCCGAACAAGGCTCTCAGTCGGATGACTTTGACC CCAAAAATAAACTACACTTGGCCGAAGGTAACACTAATGCCAAGCTTTCCAACCCACTTGTCGGCATTCCCCACGACAAGCTAGAGGAGCA GGCACTCGCATTTGCCCATTCGTATGGCCTTTCCGAGCATGCCGATATCATCCGCAAGGGGGCACTTGTTGCCCAAGACCCATTGG GCTTCGATTCATTACCGCAGCTCACTCCAGAGGAAAAGGCAGAACTACAACGTGAACAGACCCATAGATGGGACCAACCGAAGACACTATACTACCTCGTAGTCCTCTGCTCCATGGCGGCTGCTGTCCAAGGAATGGACGAAACTGTGATTAATGGCGCAAACCTTTTCTGGCCAAGACAATTTGGCCTCTTTCCTGATGAACCTGGCAGAGGACGCGACCAGTGGCTGCTCGGACTAGTTGCTAGTGCTCCTTAT CTCTGCTGCGCTGTTTTGGGTTGCTGGCTTACTGACCCCATGAATCGCATGTTTGGCCGCCGAGGCACCATCTTTATTACTGCCACTCTGTCCTGGTTGACTTGTTTCTGGCAAGGCGTTACTAACTCGTGGCCTCACCTTTTC GCCGCCCGATTCGTTCTTGGACTTGGAGTTGGACCTAAATCGAGTACCGTCCCGGTTTATGCAGCCGAGTGCTCTCCTGCCCCTATACGTGGTGCCCTTGTCATGATGTGGCAAATGTGGACCGCATTCGGTATTATGCTCGGGTTTGTTGCCGACTTGATGTTCTACCATGTCAAGGACACCCCCAACATCACAGGTCTTAACTGGCGTCTTATGTTAGGAAGT GCCGGTGTTCCAGCTCTTGCTATCATGGCTCAAGTTTATTTCTGCCCCGAGTCTCCCCGTTGGCTAATGGGAAAAGGCCGTTACCTGAAAGCATTCGAATCCCTATGCCGCCTCCGTAAGACGAAGATAATGGCAGCTCGTGACTTCTATT ACATCCACACCTTATTAGTTGCCGAACAGGAGTTGAAGCCATCTGGAAAGTGGCGCATTGTCGAGCTCTTCACCATCCCCCGCAACCGTCGTGCTGCTCTTGCGTCATTCATTGTCATGTTTATGCAACAATTCTGCGGCATCAACGTAATTGCCTACTATTCGAGTACCATTTTCTCTCAGGCCGGGTTGGGTGATATCCAATCTATCCTTGGTTCTTGGGGCTTTGGGATGCTTAACTTTGTCTTTGCCCTTCCTGCCGTGTATACAATCGATACTTTTGGTCGCCGCTTTTTGTTGTTGACGACATTCCCCGCAATGTCAGCTTGCTTGCTCATTACAGGCATGGCGTT TTTTATTGGCAACGATCATGCACGAACCGGGGTTGTTGCCGCCGGCATGTATGTATTTACCATATTCTACTCGCCAGGAGAGGGACCTGTGCCATTTACC TACTCCGCTGAGGCCTTCCCCTTGAACATTCGTGATTTCGGAATGTCGTTCGCGACTGCCACTTGCTGGTTCTT CAATTTCGTGGTAGCCATCACATTCCCTCGCCTTTTGGGCGCCTTTACTCCTCAGGGTGCCTTTGGGTGGTACGCCGCTTGGAA CGCCATTGGTTGGGTTCTCATCCTCTTGTTTGTCCCCGAAACTAAGGCACTCTCGCTCGAAGAACTTGACCAAG TGTTCTCCGTCCCCACTCACACCCATGCTGCATACCAACTTCGTGAAGTGCCCATCTGGTTCAAACGCAACATTCTGCGCCAGGATGTTAAGCGTCAACCTAAACTTTATGAATGA
- a CDS encoding adenylosuccinate lyase, with product MMRFHTWRKLWLNLAIAEKELGLPISDDAITQMKNNLWLDEDQFKVAAAEEKKRRHDVMAHVHTFGTVAPQRRLSFSYLGATSCYVTDNGDLILLREACDLLLARLAIVIDRLANFANEYRALPTLGFTHFQPAQLTTVGKRATLWIQELLWDLRNISRARDDLGFRGVKGTTGTQASFLTLFDGDHQKVVALDKRVTELLGFPFAYPVTSQTYSRKIDIDVLQPLASFGATATKIATDLRLLANLKEIEEPFEKDQIGSSAMAYKRNPMRCERICSLARHLMVLPQNALMTSAGQWFERTLDDSANRRVSIPEAFLTADIVLSTLQNVLEGLVVYPKVIERRISQELPFMATENIIMAIVKAGGDRQVAHEQIRVLSHQAARVVKEEGGENDLIKRIKAEPFFAPIVPQLDTLLDPKTFIGRAPEQVDSFLEEWVAPALSKWQDEIKGAQKVELSV from the exons ATG ATGCGTTTTCATACTTGGCGCAAGCTGTGGTTGAATCTCGCCATCGCCGAGAAAGAGTTGGGTTTACCTATCTCAGACGATGCGATCACTCAAATGAAAAACAATCTA TGGCTCGATGAAGACCAATTCAAAGTTGCCGCAGcagaagaaaagaagagaCGCCATGACGTGATGGCGCATGTACATACGTTTGGAACCGTCGCACCGCAGCGGCGCCTATCATTCAGTTA CCTTGGAGCTACCTCATGCTATGTGACAGA TAACGGTGATCTCATCCTACTGCGGGAGGCGTGCGATTTGTTGCTCGCCCGATTGGCAATAGTTATCGACCGATTGGCCAATTTTGCAAATGAGTATAGAGCACTGCCTACTCTTGGGTTCACCCATTTCCAACCAGCACAGCTGACCACGGTCGGCAAGCGTGCAACCCTTTGGATCCAG GAACTCTTATGGGACCTGAGGAACATTTCGCGAGCAAGAGACGACCTTGGTTTCCGTGGTGTAAAGGGAACTACAGGCACGCAGGCCTCGTTCTTGACCCTTTTTGACGGAGACCACCAAAAA GTTGTCGCACTGGACAAACGTGTAACAGAGCTCCTCGGGTTTCCGTTTGCATACCCAGTCACCTCCCAGACCTACTCCCGTAAAATTGATATCGATGTCCTGCAGCCCTTGGCATCATTTGGTGCAACAGCGACCAAGATCGCCACAGACCTCAGGTTGCTTGCAAACCTCAAGGAGATAGAAGAACCATTCGAGAAGGACCAGATTGGGTCGAGTGCAATGGCGTATAAACGTAATCCTATGCGATGCGAACGGATATGCTCTCTGGCAAGACACTTGATGGTCCTTCCTCAGAATGCACTCATGACGAGTGCTGGCCAATGGTTTGAGAGGACTTTGGATGACAG CGCGAATCGCCGGGTTTCTATCCCCGAGGCGTTCCTCACCGCAGACATCGTTTTAAGCACGCTCCAAAATGTTCTGGAAGGGTTAGTGGTATACCCTAAAGTAATCGAACGCCGGATTTCCCAGGAGCTTCCATTTATGGCGACGGAGAATATCATTATGGCAATCGTGAAGGCGGGTGGCGATCGCCAGGTAGCTCATGAACAAATTCGTGTG CTGTCCCACCAAGCCGCACGTGTGGTCAAAGAAGAGGGCGGTGAAAATGACTTGATTAAGCGAATCAAGGCAGAGCCCTTCTTTGCACCAATCGTTCCTCAGCTCGATACCCTATTAGACCCGAAGACTTTTATTGGGCGTGCGCCAGAACAAGTTGACTCTTTCCTGGAAGAGTGGGTCGCTCCTGCGCTCAGTAAATGGCAGGATGAAATCAAGGGTGCCCAGAAAGTAGAGTTGAGTGTGTAA
- a CDS encoding phosphoglucomutase/phosphomannomutase, alpha/beta/alpha domain protein, translating into MDSHSSQSQRVACIRQATRAEIESLRDAGNTEELKRRLMKRIEFGTAGKSIAASRVQSNRESEGLRGLMAAVSLASQGLCAYVLQNVPNATERGVVVGHDHRYNSEKWAQLTAAAFVSKGFKVYLYKGIVHTPLVPYTVSKLNAAAGVMITASHNPKDDNGYKVYWENAVQIISPHDAGIAAAIEANLRPLRGIYILSQCGQSIVPGKQMLQSSQVYQYIHAWSFSGIIDRANKVFDFKPLEHVKEQQDPNPDFPTVAFPNPEEKVHWYDLAIKTANASGSSYVFAQDPDSDRFAAAQKKRNVVRLFRGPAWKLFAGGYWGYKASGRPIEKLAMVASTVSSKLIGAMAAKEGFKFVESLTGFKYIGNAARARGRGIQCTLDMKKQSGSCLVKKFVIRTAFQQRRRKLATDYLEEIYAQYGYFQAIDQIFARLRSYNDPASLSKDKMSQYPKSIGGLTVTDIRDLTTGHGFDSSAPAPDYAPSLPVSGGHMITFKAKGDGIAIVLTVRTSGTEPKIKYYLEGSGSTREQVTKALARVVDELRDEWMQAKLHNLGIPGA; encoded by the exons ATGGACTCTCATTCAAGCCAAAGTCAACGAGTGGCTTGCATTCGACAAG CTACGCGCGCCGAGATCGAGTCGCTTCGGGATGCGGGGAACACGGAAGAGCTCAAGCGACGACTCAT GAAGCGAATCGAATTCGGTACAGCTGGTAAGTCCATTGCGGCAAGCAGAGTGCAGTCTAATAGAGAGTCTGAAGGTCTCCGAGGACTCATGGCTGCTGTTTCTCTT GCATCTCAG GGACTCTGTGCCTATGTCCTCCAAAATGTTCCAAACGCGACTGAGCGCGGTGTCGTCGTCGGTCACGACCATCGTTACAACTCTGAGAAATGGGCCCAACTGACGGCTGCGGCGTTTGTCTCCAAGGGATTCAAGGTTTATTTGTACAAGGGCATTGTGCACACCCCTCT AGTACCATATACAGTCAGCAAACTGAACGCTGCAGCGGGAGTTATGATCACTG CGTCACATAACCCTAAA GACGATAACGGCTATAAAGTCTATTGGGAAAACGCCGTCCAG ATCATATCCCCACATGATGCCGGTATCGCTGCCGCTATTGAAGCTAATCTCCGCCCATTGCGTGGGATTTACATTCTTAGCCAATGTGGACAATCTA TCGTACCAG GGAAACAAATGCTTCAGTCCTCTCAAGTTTACCAATACATCCATGCATGGAGTTTCTCGGGCATCATCGACCGAGCAAATAAAGTATTCGATTTTAAACCTTTGGAGCATGTAAAAGAACAACAAGATCCCAATCCGGACTTTCCAACTGTTGCTTTCCCTAATCCTGAAGAAAAG GTGCATTGGTAC GACTTGGCAATCAAGACTGCGAACGCATCTGGTTCGTCGTACGTGTTTGCACAAGATCCTGATTCCGATCGATTCGCTGCCGCTCAGAAAAA ACGGAACGTGGTTCGTCTTTTCAGGGGACCAGCTTGGAAGCTGTTTGCGGGTGGATATTGGGGATACAAAGCTTCTGGAAGACCTATTG AAAAACTGGCCATGGTTGCCTCTACGGTCAGCTCCAAATTAATCGGTGCAATGGCAGCCAAGGAGGGATTCAAGTTTGTCGAATCTCTCACCG GATTTAAATACATTGGGAATGCAGCTCGTGCTCGAGGCCGAGGGATACAATGTACTTTGGATATGAAGAAGCAATCGGGTTCATGCTTGGTGAAGAAGTTCGTGATAAGGACGGCGTTTCAGCAACG TCGGAGAAAACTAGCGACCGATTACTTGGAGGAGATTTATGCACA GTATGGATATTTCCAGGCCA TCGACCAAATATTCGCTCGCCTTCGATCATACAATGACCCAGCTTCG TTATCTAAAGACAAAATGTCTCAATATCCGAAATCAATCGGTGGTCTCACTGTTACGGATATCCGTGACTTGACTACAGGGCATGGGTTCGATAGCAGTGCGCCAGCTCCGGACTACGCACCCTCATTGCCTGTCTCAGGAGGACATATGATCACATTCAAGGCAAAGGGAGATGGAATAGCGATTGTTTTGACGGTTCG TACGAGTGGAACAGAGCCCAAG ATCAAATACTATCTAGAAGGCAGTGGTTCTACCCGCGAACAAGTTACGAAAGCGTTGGCTCGAGTGGTTGATGAACTTCGAGACGAGTGGATGCAAGCCAAGTTGCATAACTTAGGAATTCCAGGCGCGTAG
- a CDS encoding dynamitin domain-containing protein yields the protein MSAAKYANLPDIDLEGHDVYETPDVPPSPTEVESDDEKDAARVRGTANRPGQGELDNEPLPSTETSGRFFRHAERRARRQRELYSYPDSSYSSSRSPSPSRSNLPLSQRIELMKNELANSKPKLRTRLINAMANGKNKDKAKPEADSSVRNVVPHSAQPEIAIPHGGGVVDMDQRIAQLEKLIGASGTSLDESSPLPQPLLPHLTRISNLLTLLAQPRHIDSISRRLKLLLTDLERYSASGTPSGPGAPLPPALAELAPLLQRLAPHITTIPAVLARLRTLSALHASAAGFGDAVSGLEEDQRRLRAGLADLEEAVKGLEGSISDNSGTITRNVEGLETRISSLEERLAGLSAV from the exons ATGAGTGCAGCCAAGTACGCGAACTTGCCTGACATA GACCTAGAGGGGCATGATGTCTATGAAACGCCGGACGTTCCACCATCGCCTACTGAG GTCGAATCTGATGACGAAAAAGATGCCGCTCGCGTTAGGGGCACTGCTAATCGACCGGGTCAGGGTGAGCTTGACAACGAACCGCTGCCATCGACAGAGACCTCGGGCCGATTCTTCAGACACGCAGAGAGGAGAGCTC GCCGCCAGCGCGAGCTCTACTCGTATCCTGATTCGTCATATTCGTCTTCCAGGTCCCCCTCACCTTCACGCTCAAACCTACCTCTATCTCAGCGGATTGAACTTATGAAGAATGAATTGGCCAACTCGAAGCCGAAGCT TCGTACAAGGTTAATCAACGCCATGGCCAACGGCAAGAACAAGGATAAGGCAAAGCCCGAGGCCGATAGCTCAGTGCGGAACGTGGTCCCCCACAGCGCCCAGCCGGAGATTGCCATTCCACATGGTGGAGGAGTAGTCGATATGGACCAGCGTATTGCGCAACTTGAGAAACTTATCGGTGCTTCGGGAACATCGCTCGATGAA TCATCGCCCCTGCCCCAGCCGCTTCTACCCCACTTGACACGGATATCCAATCTCCTCACTCTCCTGGCTCAGCCTCGCCATATCGACTCTATCTCGCGTCGTCTCAAATTGCTATTGACCGACTTGGAACGCTACAGTGCATCCGGGACCCCTTCGGGCCCTGGGGCACCATTGCCCCCTGCATTGGCCGAACTTGCGCCACTCCTACAACGACTCGCACCACACATCACGACTATCCCCGCCGTTCTAGCCCGTCTACGAACATTGAGTGCGCTCCACGCTTCAGCCGCCGGCTTTGGGGATGCCGTCAGCGGTCTGGAGGAAGACCAGCGGAGGCTAAGGGCAGGCCTAGCCGATCTCGAAGAGGCAGTCAAGGGCCTTGAAGGCAGTATCAGCGACAACTCGGGAACTATCACTCGCAACGTGGAGGGTTTGGAGACGAGAATATCATCGCTCGAAGAAAGATTGGCAGGGTTATCGGCAGTGTAG
- a CDS encoding Glycosyltransferase sugar-binding region containing DXD motif, which produces MRTVRILTKAYIRITVAAILMASLIALSLLEFGSTPIRSAICRSIYPEYASKTVYTTDLAPSINASSLMAHFLAIREGRAVSSSIVPGEIIHQSWKAQDVPPVYHSLVTSWRSAYSKWTYVLWDNGDNRALVETFYPEWLKAYEALPSDIYRAHFTRSLYMYTFGGIYADIDSEAVSPLDTLVKAQRFTGAPTAFLGTMETSSHKLHGIPNAFMAASAPGHPLWLIAAQDAVDWARARSWDHSVPAPGPEYISGSVSLRRSIINYSPSVLRSPVGAENNAFHPTSNEAIAPVVLFSPEVIYPFAWDRPRPHVLTAAQECVCWMALSTFNPERCKQMTGARWVVHYWKRNWKL; this is translated from the exons ATGAGAACTGTGCGCATACTAACCAAAGCGTACATTCGTATCACAGTTGCCGCCATCCTTATGGCCTCTTTGATCGCTCTGAGCCTACTTGAATTCGGCTCCACACCTATTCGTAGTGCAATTTGCCGTTCTATATACCCCGAATATGCGAGTAAAACAGTATACACTACCGACCTCGCTCCGTCTATTAATGCTTCGTCACTTATGGCCCATTTTCTTGCGATCCGAGAGGGAAGGGCGGTTTCTTCTTCGATAGTCCCAGGCGAGATTATTCATCAAAGCTGGAAGGCGCAAGACGTGCCCCCCGTCTATCATTCACTAGTGACATCATGGCGATCCGCATACTCAAAGTGGACTTACGTACTATGGGACAATGGTGACAATCGGGCCCTAGTTGAAACTTTCTATCCGGAATGGCTTAAAGCTTATGAAGCCTTACCCTCTGATATCTATCGAGCCCACTTTACACGGAGTTTGTATAT GTACACTTTTGGCGGGATATACGCTGATATTGACTCCGAAGCGGTCTCTCCTTTGGACACTCTAGTAAAAGCGCAAAGGTTCACAGGTGCTCCAACAGCATTCCTGGGTACAATGGAAACCTCATCCCACAAACTGCACGGAATACCGAACGCATTTATGGCTGCTTCGGCTCCCGGGCATCCTTTATGGCTTATAGCCGCGCAAGACGCCGTTGATTGGGCTCGAGCGAGAAGCTGGGATCATTCCGTTCCAGCTCCGGGGCCTG AATATATCTCTGGTTCAGTTTCGTTACGACGATCCATCATCAATTACTCGCCCTCCGTACTCCGGTCCCCCGTCGGCGCAGAAAATAACGCGTTTCATCCTACTTCCAACGAAGCTATTGCTCCTGTGGTGCTGTTTTCACCCGAGGTTATCTATCCTTTTGCTTGGGATCGGCCACGACCGCATGTCTTGACCGCAGCTCAAGAATGTGTATGCTGGATGGCACTGTCGACATTCAACCCAGAAAGATGTAAGCAGATGACTGGGGCGCGATGGGTTGTGCACTACTGGAAACGCAACTGGAAACTCTGA
- a CDS encoding pectate lyase yields MVQLSLATFAIVAGMFAQTALAAPSEKRAASCSFPNPSASTNVKLSAARTIKAGETFDGKNLRYGRGVKCGGQKEGGTKDAVFILESGATLANAVIGADHEGVHCQGPCTIRNVWFEDVCEDAITIRQSSGTSTITGGGAKSASDKVVQHNGGGLVKIDSYCVQDFGKLYRSCGNCGTQVKRQVQISNIIARNGKLLAGVNSNFGDVATIETKTNSYTSLTSVCDTFQGNNKGDEPTTLTKNKANASCKF; encoded by the exons ATGGTTCAGCTCTCGCTCGCTACCTTTGCCATCGTCGCCGGCATGTTCGCTCAGACCGCGCTCGCGGCTCCTTCGGAGAAGCGCGCGGCCAGCTGCTCGTTCCCCAACCCATCCGCATCTACCAACGTCAAGCTGTCCGCAGCTCGCACCATCAAGGCTGGCGAGACCTTCGACG GCAAGAACCTCCGCTACGGCCGtggtgtcaagtgcggcggTCAGAAGGAGGGCGGCACCAAGGACgccgtcttcatcctcgagTCCGGCGCTACTCTTGC TAACGCCGTGATCGGTGCAGACCACGAGGGTGTGCACTGCCAGGGCCCTTGCACCATCCGCAACGTCTGGTTCGAGGACGTGTGCgaggacgccatcaccatcaGGCAGAGCTCCGGCACCTCCACCATTACCGGCGGAGGCGCTAAGAGCGCGTCCGACAAGGTCGTCCAACACAACGGCGGAG GTCTCGTCAAGATCGACTCGTACTGCGTCCAGGACTTTGGCAAGCTGTACCGCTCGTGCGGCAACTGCGGCACCCAGGTCAAGCGCCAGGTGCAGATCAGCAACATCATCGCTCGCAACGGCAAGTTGCTTGCAGGCGTGAACTCGAACTTTGGGGACGTAGCGACGATCGAAACCAAGACGAACTCGTACACCAGCCTGACGTCGGTGTGCGACACGTTCCAGGGCAACAACAAGGGCGACGAGCCGACGACGCTGACCAAGAACAAGGCCAACGCTAG ctgcaagttctaa